In Thioclava sp. GXIMD2076, one DNA window encodes the following:
- a CDS encoding surface lipoprotein assembly modifier, with protein sequence MRSCASFHYLCAALGAACLLAILLAAGPLRAEQTRSVADWMGVATRLDAEGKPLSALRIYGDIAAQRPDYTPATHALDRVLAQIGSARRSEAILKYVLQGERTHRAPYLAALRRLDATHPFRFSFSGGLLPSSNVSRTSSQTYLITDFGTFLIANGGEEESGIGAEASLEGDWVLQPALGHRLHLRPSLSGEWYSQRQLRFLQPSLALTYENLTGRDDWGLTASARYRAYDGRADENTSGHRAYGISAYKRWMLEAVPLERAMVTGAALAEYRDYFDKDGYDGRFYQLSSTFQHRAGRASLSYGARISRSDVRLDYHRYDAAGLTLGVSRPLGQSIAGGASLRYDWRFYDADFPLMGEPRKDRVAALSVFATLRDIRIGDSSPRIRCGYTTSASNIALYDYESFDCGLSLDLTF encoded by the coding sequence ATGCGTTCTTGTGCTTCTTTCCATTATCTCTGTGCGGCGCTTGGCGCTGCATGTCTTCTTGCCATTCTTCTTGCTGCTGGCCCCTTGCGCGCCGAGCAGACACGCAGCGTCGCGGACTGGATGGGCGTGGCGACCCGTCTCGATGCCGAGGGAAAACCCCTCTCGGCCCTGAGGATCTACGGTGATATTGCCGCACAGCGTCCCGATTACACGCCAGCAACCCATGCGCTGGATCGCGTTCTCGCGCAGATCGGATCAGCGCGTCGCAGCGAGGCGATCCTGAAATATGTCCTGCAGGGGGAGCGCACGCATCGTGCGCCCTATCTGGCGGCCCTGCGCCGGCTTGATGCCACCCATCCTTTCCGCTTCTCCTTCTCGGGCGGTCTTCTGCCCTCGAGTAACGTCTCGCGCACGTCTTCGCAGACCTATCTGATCACCGATTTCGGGACGTTCCTGATTGCAAATGGTGGTGAGGAGGAATCAGGGATCGGGGCCGAAGCCTCGCTCGAAGGTGATTGGGTGCTCCAGCCCGCGCTTGGGCACCGGCTGCATCTGCGCCCGTCGCTCTCGGGAGAATGGTATAGCCAGCGGCAGCTGCGGTTTCTCCAGCCCTCGCTGGCGCTGACCTATGAAAACCTGACCGGACGGGATGACTGGGGGCTGACCGCCTCTGCGCGCTATCGGGCCTATGACGGGCGGGCCGACGAGAACACCTCGGGCCATCGCGCCTACGGGATCAGCGCCTATAAACGCTGGATGCTCGAGGCCGTGCCGCTCGAGCGCGCGATGGTCACCGGTGCCGCCCTTGCCGAATACCGCGATTATTTCGACAAGGACGGGTATGACGGGCGGTTCTATCAACTGAGCAGCACATTCCAGCATCGCGCGGGTCGGGCCAGCCTGTCCTATGGGGCGCGGATCAGTCGGTCCGATGTCCGGCTCGATTACCACCGCTATGACGCTGCGGGCCTCACGCTCGGGGTCTCGCGCCCGCTTGGCCAGTCGATCGCGGGCGGCGCGTCGTTGCGCTATGACTGGCGTTTCTACGATGCCGACTTCCCGTTAATGGGTGAGCCCCGCAAGGATCGGGTGGCCGCACTCAGTGTCTTTGCCACATTGCGCGATATCCGTATCGGCGACAGCTCTCCGCGGATCCGTTGCGGCTATACTACCAGCGCATCCAATATCGCGCTCTATGACTATGAAAGTTTCGATTGCGGGCTATCGCTTGATTTGACCTTTTGA
- a CDS encoding PfkB family carbohydrate kinase, with translation MTDLPQILCIGSVLWDIIGRTPAPMRFGADQPGRITRLPGGVAMNIAMTLTRFGMTPVLLSAVGRDTQGVELLAQAERLGIDARHVYRSADLPTDRYMAIECATGLVAALADAHSLEAAGDKILAPLADGRLGNAEAPWSGPVALDGNLTTDLLAQIARSPLFAKADLRVAPASPGKAERLLPLLNHPKATLYVNLEEAGILCQTEFGSAREAAEGLARRGAKRALVTDGGRDAADMSEAGILTACPPEVLVTRVTGAGDTFMAAHLVAEYAGQTREDALSRALLAAARYVSGDIAT, from the coding sequence ATGACCGACTTGCCTCAGATCCTCTGTATCGGCTCCGTCCTTTGGGACATCATTGGCCGAACGCCTGCCCCGATGCGGTTCGGGGCCGACCAGCCCGGACGCATTACGCGCCTGCCGGGCGGGGTTGCAATGAATATCGCCATGACGCTGACGCGTTTTGGCATGACACCCGTTCTTCTCTCGGCGGTAGGCCGCGACACGCAGGGGGTCGAACTTCTGGCACAGGCCGAGCGTCTGGGCATTGACGCACGCCATGTCTACCGCTCGGCAGATCTGCCGACCGACCGCTATATGGCCATCGAATGCGCGACCGGTCTGGTCGCGGCGCTGGCGGATGCCCATTCGCTTGAGGCTGCGGGCGATAAGATCCTCGCACCTCTGGCCGATGGCCGTCTGGGTAACGCGGAGGCCCCATGGAGCGGGCCTGTGGCGCTTGACGGCAACCTGACGACAGATCTTCTGGCACAGATCGCGCGTTCGCCGCTCTTTGCCAAGGCCGATCTGCGTGTGGCGCCCGCCAGCCCGGGCAAGGCCGAGCGTCTGCTGCCGCTTCTCAATCACCCCAAAGCCACGCTTTATGTCAATCTCGAGGAAGCGGGGATCCTCTGCCAGACCGAGTTCGGCTCGGCGCGTGAGGCGGCTGAAGGTCTGGCCAGACGCGGCGCCAAGCGGGCACTTGTGACCGATGGTGGCAGGGATGCGGCCGATATGTCGGAGGCAGGCATCCTCACCGCCTGCCCGCCCGAAGTTCTCGTAACCCGCGTGACAGGCGCGGGTGATACGTTCATGGCCGCCCATCTGGTGGCCGAATATGCCGGCCAGACGCGCGAGGACGCCTTGTCGCGCGCGCTCTTGGCTGCGGCCCGTTATGTGTCCGGAGATATTGCGACATGA
- a CDS encoding pseudouridine-5'-phosphate glycosidase: MTDLLVFTPEVRAALDAGQPVVALESTIITHGMPFPQNVETARKVEDTIRAEGAVPATIALMKGRIHIGLSDAELDELAKAEGVMKVSRADMAVCLARGAYGATTVAATMICAARAGIAVFATGGIGGVHRGAEESFDISADLAELGQTAVTVVCAGAKAILDLPKTFEVLETDGVPVFAYGQDELPAFWSRSSGLTAPLRADSAAEIARAAIMRAALGLEGGQLVANPIPEAAEIPREVILPVVEQALSEAQAQGITAKAVTPFLLQRIFELTEGRSLKANIELVLNNARLASQIAKEMAALR; this comes from the coding sequence ATGACCGATCTACTTGTTTTCACCCCCGAAGTGCGCGCGGCCCTCGATGCGGGCCAACCCGTGGTGGCGCTCGAATCGACGATCATCACCCATGGCATGCCCTTCCCGCAGAATGTGGAAACCGCCCGCAAGGTCGAGGATACGATCCGCGCCGAGGGGGCTGTGCCCGCGACGATCGCGCTGATGAAGGGGCGTATCCATATCGGGCTCAGCGATGCCGAGCTGGACGAGCTGGCCAAGGCAGAGGGCGTGATGAAGGTCTCGCGCGCCGATATGGCGGTCTGCCTTGCGCGCGGCGCCTATGGGGCGACCACCGTGGCCGCCACGATGATCTGCGCGGCGCGCGCGGGGATTGCGGTCTTTGCCACCGGCGGGATCGGTGGCGTGCATCGCGGGGCCGAGGAGAGCTTCGACATTTCCGCCGATCTGGCGGAGCTGGGCCAGACCGCCGTGACCGTGGTTTGCGCCGGTGCCAAGGCGATCCTCGATCTGCCCAAGACCTTCGAGGTGCTGGAAACCGATGGCGTGCCGGTCTTCGCCTATGGGCAGGACGAGCTTCCGGCCTTCTGGTCGCGCAGCTCCGGGCTGACGGCACCGCTGCGGGCCGATAGCGCCGCCGAGATCGCCAGGGCGGCGATCATGCGCGCGGCGCTCGGGCTCGAGGGCGGCCAGCTTGTCGCCAATCCGATCCCCGAGGCCGCCGAGATCCCGCGCGAGGTGATCCTGCCCGTGGTCGAGCAGGCACTGTCCGAGGCTCAGGCGCAGGGCATCACCGCCAAGGCGGTGACGCCCTTCCTGCTGCAGCGTATTTTCGAGCTGACCGAGGGCCGCTCGCTCAAGGCCAATATCGAGCTGGTGCTGAACAATGCGCGTCTTGCCTCGCAGATCGCGAAAGAAATGGCCGCCTTGCGCTAG